One window from the genome of Paramormyrops kingsleyae isolate MSU_618 chromosome 3, PKINGS_0.4, whole genome shotgun sequence encodes:
- the LOC140577650 gene encoding scavenger receptor cysteine-rich type 1 protein M130-like, with translation MRLTRGPHPCSGRLEFQHGDSWYTVCDPDFDLQDAKVVCRQQGCGIPVEEPRGAAFGKGGGQVWSKKINCKRDEPDFGQCLRSSTEEQNCNHDTDVGLKCFWYTDSRLVGGPDSCSGRVELQYLSEWGTVCDASWDMRAASVLCRQLQCGSAVAVPGQAWFGEGRGRIWADVFECQGNETHLSQCAVSSWSRAACSHGRDAGLICEGEDCTTADTCSSNGLVIWVFFYYESIIIMIIQIRTALFHKKSIKLLCYLNH, from the exons ATGCGGCTGACAAGAGGACCTCATCCATGCTCTGGGAGACTAGAATTTCAACATGGAGACTCATGGTACACAGTGTGTGATCCTGATTTTGACCTGCAGGATGCAAAGGTCGTGTGCCGGCAGCAGGGCTGTGGGATCCCTGTGGAGGAGCCCAGGGGGGCTGCATTTGGGAAGGGGGGTGGGCAGGTGTGGTCAAAGAAGATTAACTGCAAAAGGGATGAACCTGATTTTGGTCAGTGTTTGAGATCATCCACAGAGGAACAGAACTGCAACCATGACACTGACGTGGGACTGAAGTGCTTCT GGTACACAGACTCCAGGCTGGTGGGTGGCCCTGACTCCTGCTCCGGGAGGGTGGAGCTGCAGTACCTCAGTGAGTgggggacagtgtgtgatgCATCCTGGGATATGAGAGCAGCCAGTGTCCTCTGTCGGCAGCTGCAGTGTGGGAGCGCTGTGGCAGTGCCAGGACAGGCCTGGTTTGGAGAGGGGAGGGGCCGCATCTGGGCTGATGTGTTTGAGTGCCAGGGGAATGAGACACACCTCTCCCAGTGTGCTGTGTCCTCATGGAGTCGAGCTGCATGCTCTCATGGACGGGATGCAGGACTCATCTGTGAAGGTGAGGACTGTACTACAGCTGACACTTGTTCAAGCAATGGACTAGtaatttgggtttttttttattatgaatcAATAATCATTATGATTATACAAATCAGGACAGCCTTGTTTCATAAAAAATCCATCAAACTTCTATGTTACTTAAACCACTGA